One stretch of Macaca nemestrina isolate mMacNem1 chromosome 17, mMacNem.hap1, whole genome shotgun sequence DNA includes these proteins:
- the LOC139359528 gene encoding TBC1 domain family member 3D-like isoform X1 — protein MKEKGKRSSEHIHQINVDISKTLRTHIFFRDRYGANLLSLSPRQRELFYILLAYSEYNPEVGYCRYLSPIAALFLLYLPEEDAFWALVQLLASERHSLQGFHSPNGGTVQGLQDHQEHVVPTSQPKTMWRLDKEGLCAQGSSLGWLLQMLNDGISLGLILRLWDVYLLEGEQVLMPMTSIAFKVQRKRLTKTSRSGLWARFRNQFFYTWELDDDSVLKHLRASMKKLTRKQGDLPPPAKLEQRFSAPRPVLASSGRTTLCKGDRQAPPGPPARFQRPIWLVSPPWAPCSSTSCPGGAVWEDTYPVDTQGVPSPAPAQGRPQGSWRFLEWNSMPRLPTDLDIGGPWFPHYDFEQSCWVRVPSEQPEPASHSHFIFC, from the exons ATGaaggagaagggcaagaggtCATCTGAACACATCCACCAGATCAACGTGGACATAAGCAAGACACTAAGGACTCACATCTTCTTCAGGGATCGATACGGAGCCAA cctcctttctctgtctcctaggcAGCGGGAACTATTCTACATCCTCCTGGCATATTCAGAGTATAACCCG GAGGTGGGCTACTGCAGGTACCTGAGCCCCATCGCGGCCTTGTTTCTCCTGTATCTGCCTGAGGAGGATGCATTCTGGGCACTGGTGCAGCTGCTGGCCAGTGAGAGGCACTCCCTGCAGG GATTCCACAGCCCAAATGGCGGGACAGTCCAGGGGCTCCAAGACCATCAGGAGCATGTGGTCCCCACGTCACAACCCAAGACCATGTGGCGTCTG GACAAGGAAGGTCTTTGCGCGCAGGGTTCCTCCTTAGGCTGGCTTCTCCAGATGTTGAATGACGGG ATCTCTCTTGGGCTCATCCTGCGCCTGTGGGACGTGTATTTGCTGGAAGGAGAACAGGTGTTGATGCCGATGACAAGCATTGCCTTTAAAGTTCAGAGGA AGCGCCTCACGAAGACATCCAGGTCTGGCCTGTGGGCACGGTTTCGGAACCAGTTCTTCTATACCTGGGAGTTGGATGATGACTCTGTGCTCAAGCATCTTAGGGCCTCTATGAAGAAACTAACAAGGAAGCAAGGGGACCTGCCACCCCCAG CCAAACTGGAGCAAAGGTTCTCGGCACCTAGGCCTGTGCTGGCTTCAAGTGGCAGGACAACCCTCTGCAAGGGGGACAGgcaggcccctccaggcccaccaGCCCGGTTCCAGCGGCCCATTTGGTTAGTTTCCCCACCATGGGCACCTTGTTCTTCCACATCCTGTCCTGGTGGAGCTGTCTGGGAAGACACCTACCCTGTGGACACTCAGGGTGTGCCCAGCCCGGCCCCGGCTCAGGGAAGACCTCAGGGTTCCTGGAGATTCCTGGAGTGGAACTCGATGCCCCGGCTCCCGACGGACTTGGATATAGGGGGCCCTTGGTTCCCCCATTATGATTTCGAACAGAGCTGCTGGGTCCGCGTCCCTTCTGAACAACCCGAGCCAGCTTcacattctcattttattttttgttaa
- the LOC139359528 gene encoding TBC1 domain family member 3D-like isoform X2, with product MKEKGKRSSEHIHQINVDISKTLRTHIFFRDRYGAKQRELFYILLAYSEYNPEVGYCRYLSPIAALFLLYLPEEDAFWALVQLLASERHSLQGFHSPNGGTVQGLQDHQEHVVPTSQPKTMWRLDKEGLCAQGSSLGWLLQMLNDGISLGLILRLWDVYLLEGEQVLMPMTSIAFKVQRKRLTKTSRSGLWARFRNQFFYTWELDDDSVLKHLRASMKKLTRKQGDLPPPAKLEQRFSAPRPVLASSGRTTLCKGDRQAPPGPPARFQRPIWLVSPPWAPCSSTSCPGGAVWEDTYPVDTQGVPSPAPAQGRPQGSWRFLEWNSMPRLPTDLDIGGPWFPHYDFEQSCWVRVPSEQPEPASHSHFIFC from the exons ATGaaggagaagggcaagaggtCATCTGAACACATCCACCAGATCAACGTGGACATAAGCAAGACACTAAGGACTCACATCTTCTTCAGGGATCGATACGGAGCCAA gcAGCGGGAACTATTCTACATCCTCCTGGCATATTCAGAGTATAACCCG GAGGTGGGCTACTGCAGGTACCTGAGCCCCATCGCGGCCTTGTTTCTCCTGTATCTGCCTGAGGAGGATGCATTCTGGGCACTGGTGCAGCTGCTGGCCAGTGAGAGGCACTCCCTGCAGG GATTCCACAGCCCAAATGGCGGGACAGTCCAGGGGCTCCAAGACCATCAGGAGCATGTGGTCCCCACGTCACAACCCAAGACCATGTGGCGTCTG GACAAGGAAGGTCTTTGCGCGCAGGGTTCCTCCTTAGGCTGGCTTCTCCAGATGTTGAATGACGGG ATCTCTCTTGGGCTCATCCTGCGCCTGTGGGACGTGTATTTGCTGGAAGGAGAACAGGTGTTGATGCCGATGACAAGCATTGCCTTTAAAGTTCAGAGGA AGCGCCTCACGAAGACATCCAGGTCTGGCCTGTGGGCACGGTTTCGGAACCAGTTCTTCTATACCTGGGAGTTGGATGATGACTCTGTGCTCAAGCATCTTAGGGCCTCTATGAAGAAACTAACAAGGAAGCAAGGGGACCTGCCACCCCCAG CCAAACTGGAGCAAAGGTTCTCGGCACCTAGGCCTGTGCTGGCTTCAAGTGGCAGGACAACCCTCTGCAAGGGGGACAGgcaggcccctccaggcccaccaGCCCGGTTCCAGCGGCCCATTTGGTTAGTTTCCCCACCATGGGCACCTTGTTCTTCCACATCCTGTCCTGGTGGAGCTGTCTGGGAAGACACCTACCCTGTGGACACTCAGGGTGTGCCCAGCCCGGCCCCGGCTCAGGGAAGACCTCAGGGTTCCTGGAGATTCCTGGAGTGGAACTCGATGCCCCGGCTCCCGACGGACTTGGATATAGGGGGCCCTTGGTTCCCCCATTATGATTTCGAACAGAGCTGCTGGGTCCGCGTCCCTTCTGAACAACCCGAGCCAGCTTcacattctcattttattttttgttaa
- the LOC139359357 gene encoding TBC1 domain family member 3B-like yields the protein MEIAEDADSFWAQERENIIMNYEKGHRGELPEDMGPEPVGIYSSIDRFGIVHETELPPATAPEEKQMRREITRKSKWMEMLRQWETYKKSKKVMCGGRGPRNHFLQRQGTGTHGCGLAPSASQRAGGTLSSPRGLQAWSVVCLPIRASVTLLGGNLNLGLGLPRAQG from the exons ATGGAAATCGCAGAGGATGCAGATAGTTTCTGGGCACAGGAGCGAGAGAACATCATTATGAACTATGAGAAG GGACACCGAGGTGAGCTGCCAGAGGACATGGGGCCTGAGCCTGTTGGAATCTACAGCAGCATTGATCGCTTTGGGATTGTGCA TGAGacagagctgcctcctgccactgctcCGGAGGAGAAG CAAATGCGGCGGGAGATAACACGAAAGAGCAAGTGGATGGAAATGCTGCGACAATGGGAGACATACAAGAAGAGTAAAAAAGTaatgtgtggagggagaggcccccGGAACCACTTTCTGCAGAGACAGGGGACAGGCACCCATGGCTGTGGCCTGGCACCGTCAGCCTCTCAGAGGGCGGGGGGCACACTGTCCTCACCCAGAGGACTGCAGGCCTGGTCGGTGGTTTGCCTGCCTATTCGTGCAAGCGTCACCTTGCTGGGAGGGAATCTGAATCTAGGGCTGGGACTACCCAGAGCTCAAGGCTAG